One Keratinibaculum paraultunense genomic window carries:
- a CDS encoding ISL3 family transposase gives MHDYREQTIKDLPFQFKHTYLVLRKRRYACSCGKRFYESYDFLPRYHRMTNRLAFFICQELTKLTSLTSVAKVANVSVSTVIRIFNHVNYGTPTLPKVLCIDEFKGNAETGKYQCILVDGENNKVLDIIPDRCQSDLVGYFRQFSRKERNKVKFFVCDMWQPYVDLAKVFFPNAIIVIDKYHFIRHVTWAIENVRKRIQKSMTATLRKYYKRSRKLILTRYHKLKDENKEAVDLMLLYNDDLRIAHKLKEWFYEICQSDKYSYQCRELAKWIQNAESSGIPEFEKCAATYRRWHKEIKNAFKYGYTNGPTEGFNNKIKVLKRISFGLKNFYRFRNRILHCTS, from the coding sequence ATTCATGACTACAGAGAACAGACAATTAAGGATTTACCTTTTCAATTTAAGCACACATATCTTGTACTTCGAAAAAGAAGGTATGCTTGCTCTTGTGGAAAAAGGTTTTATGAGTCTTATGACTTTCTACCTCGTTATCATCGCATGACTAACCGTTTAGCATTTTTTATTTGCCAAGAGCTTACCAAGCTAACTAGTCTAACTTCTGTAGCTAAAGTGGCCAACGTCTCTGTTTCTACTGTTATTCGTATCTTTAATCATGTCAACTATGGTACTCCTACACTGCCTAAGGTTCTATGTATTGATGAGTTTAAGGGGAATGCAGAGACTGGAAAGTATCAGTGTATTCTTGTTGATGGGGAAAACAATAAGGTTTTAGATATTATTCCTGACAGGTGTCAAAGTGATCTTGTAGGCTACTTTAGGCAATTTTCTCGTAAGGAAAGGAATAAGGTGAAGTTCTTTGTATGCGACATGTGGCAGCCTTACGTTGATTTAGCTAAAGTATTTTTCCCTAATGCTATAATTGTTATCGATAAATACCACTTTATTAGGCATGTAACTTGGGCTATTGAAAATGTCAGGAAACGCATACAAAAATCTATGACTGCTACTCTTAGAAAATACTATAAACGGAGTAGAAAACTGATTTTAACGCGATATCATAAGCTTAAGGATGAGAATAAAGAAGCCGTTGATTTAATGCTTTTATATAATGATGACCTACGTATTGCCCATAAACTTAAAGAATGGTTTTATGAAATCTGTCAAAGCGATAAATATTCCTACCAATGTAGGGAATTAGCTAAGTGGATTCAAAATGCAGAAAGCTCTGGAATACCAGAGTTTGAAAAATGTGCAGCTACATATAGAAGATGGCATAAGGAAATTAAAAATGCCTTTAAATATGGTTATACTAATGGTCCAACTGAAGGTTTCAACAATAAAATCAAAGTATTAAAACGAATATCCTTTGGACTTAAAAACTTTTATAGATTTCGTAATAGAATACTTCACTGTACAAGCTAA